From a single Collibacillus ludicampi genomic region:
- a CDS encoding zinc-binding dehydrogenase, giving the protein MKKGDRYGLHRVIEPAGAMPQPAWRIDNTPICYSNEILIDVETLNIDSASFVQMRNQANGDVNKIAEIMRKTVADRGKHHNPVTGSGGMLIGRVEQIGEDLCGKVNLEVGERIATLVSLSLTPLTIDEILKIDTDRAQVDIKGKAILFESGLYAKLPADLPDKVALAVLDVCGAPAQTARWVQKGQTVVVLGAGGKSGLLVLRQARLSAGPEGRIIAVEYGEKGCQLLRGLGWADEVINLDATDAVSVMRAIERATNGQFADVTINCVNVPGTEMSSILATRDEGMVYFFSMSTSFTAAALSAEGVGKDITMVIGNGYTKGHAELSLSLVRECPELLRIFSEKYA; this is encoded by the coding sequence TTGAAGAAAGGTGACCGCTACGGGCTGCACCGGGTGATCGAGCCCGCAGGTGCGATGCCTCAGCCAGCATGGCGCATCGATAATACACCGATTTGCTACAGCAACGAAATTCTCATTGACGTTGAAACATTAAATATCGACTCTGCTTCCTTTGTGCAGATGCGTAACCAAGCGAACGGAGATGTGAATAAGATCGCCGAGATCATGCGGAAGACGGTTGCAGATCGAGGCAAGCATCATAATCCTGTGACCGGTTCCGGGGGGATGCTGATCGGCAGAGTGGAACAAATCGGGGAAGACCTGTGTGGAAAAGTGAATCTTGAAGTGGGAGAACGCATCGCTACACTGGTCTCACTGTCCCTCACCCCTCTGACGATTGACGAGATCCTCAAGATTGACACGGATCGTGCCCAAGTCGACATCAAAGGAAAGGCGATTTTGTTTGAAAGCGGCCTTTACGCCAAATTGCCGGCCGATCTTCCAGATAAAGTTGCACTAGCCGTTCTGGACGTCTGTGGCGCACCCGCTCAGACCGCAAGATGGGTACAAAAAGGCCAGACGGTGGTCGTCCTTGGCGCAGGAGGGAAGTCGGGTTTGCTGGTCCTGCGTCAGGCGCGCTTATCGGCGGGGCCGGAAGGTCGTATCATCGCCGTGGAATACGGGGAAAAAGGATGCCAATTGTTGCGCGGGTTGGGGTGGGCGGATGAGGTAATAAACCTCGATGCGACCGACGCCGTTTCCGTTATGCGTGCGATCGAGCGCGCGACCAACGGGCAATTTGCGGATGTGACGATCAATTGTGTCAACGTACCGGGAACAGAGATGTCATCGATACTCGCGACCCGTGACGAGGGAATGGTTTACTTTTTCTCCATGTCGACATCGTTTACGGCAGCCGCCTTGAGTGCGGAAGGCGTGGGCAAAGATATCACCATGGTCATCGGAAACGGATATACGAAGGGGCACGCGGAACTGTCACTCTCCCTGGTTCGTGAGTGCCCTGAACTGTTGCGCATCTTCAGTGAGAAATACGCTTGA
- the ablA gene encoding lysine 2,3-aminomutase: protein MSLAEKDLKYLYGKKKRHFRDIELWKDVTDEQWNDWMWQLTHTINTVEDLAKVINLTEDEIEGAKHVNESMPLRITPYYAMLMDPDDPNCPIRLQAVPLSAEMTRSPWDMEDPLSEDEDAPAPGLTHRYPDRVLFLITNQCSMYCRHCTRRRFSGQVGHAVPKPQLDAAIDYIRRTPQVRDVLLSGGDGLLVNDKILEYIISNLRAIPHVEIIRIGTRAPVVFPQRITDNLLNMLRKYHPIWINTHFNHPDELTPEAVEACHKIVDAGIPLGNQTVLMRGVNDCVHIMKKLMHELVKNRIRPYYIYQCDLSEGIEHFRTTVSKGLEIMEQLRGHTSGYAVPTFVVDAPGGGGKIPVMPQYLISQGHGKVVLRNFEGVISVYHEPVYEDKGCPPTCTHNHHEQNIGLGKLLNDQALSLEPKGLKRRRREQE from the coding sequence ATGAGTCTTGCAGAGAAAGATTTGAAATACCTTTACGGTAAGAAAAAACGCCACTTCCGCGATATCGAATTGTGGAAAGATGTTACGGATGAACAATGGAACGATTGGATGTGGCAATTGACGCATACGATCAACACGGTGGAAGATCTTGCAAAAGTGATCAATCTGACCGAAGACGAAATTGAAGGCGCAAAGCATGTGAATGAATCGATGCCGCTAAGGATCACACCCTACTACGCGATGTTGATGGATCCGGATGATCCGAATTGCCCGATCCGTCTACAGGCGGTTCCCTTATCCGCGGAGATGACACGATCCCCCTGGGATATGGAAGATCCGCTTTCGGAAGATGAAGATGCACCCGCACCGGGTCTCACTCACCGTTATCCTGATCGCGTGCTGTTCTTAATTACAAACCAATGTTCGATGTATTGCCGCCATTGCACGCGCCGCCGTTTTTCGGGACAGGTGGGTCATGCGGTTCCCAAACCGCAACTGGATGCGGCGATCGACTACATCCGTCGTACGCCTCAGGTTCGCGACGTGTTGCTTTCCGGGGGCGACGGTCTGCTTGTCAATGATAAGATCTTGGAATATATCATTTCGAACTTGCGTGCGATTCCTCATGTGGAGATCATTCGCATCGGCACACGCGCACCCGTCGTCTTCCCGCAGCGAATCACGGATAATCTCTTGAATATGTTGCGCAAGTATCATCCGATCTGGATTAATACGCATTTTAACCATCCGGATGAACTCACGCCTGAAGCGGTAGAAGCTTGCCATAAAATCGTGGATGCGGGGATTCCGCTTGGCAACCAAACCGTGCTGATGCGTGGAGTCAACGATTGCGTGCATATCATGAAAAAACTGATGCATGAACTCGTGAAAAACCGGATTCGTCCTTACTATATCTATCAATGTGACCTCTCTGAGGGCATTGAGCATTTCCGTACGACCGTATCCAAAGGATTGGAGATCATGGAACAATTGCGCGGTCATACATCCGGATATGCGGTGCCGACCTTTGTTGTGGATGCACCGGGTGGGGGCGGTAAGATCCCCGTCATGCCGCAATATTTGATCTCGCAAGGTCATGGTAAAGTCGTGCTGCGTAACTTTGAAGGAGTCATCTCGGTTTACCATGAGCCTGTATATGAAGACAAAGGCTGTCCTCCCACTTGTACGCATAACCATCATGAACAAAACATTGGACTAGGAAAGCTTCTCAACGATCAAGCATTGTCTCTTGAACCGAAAGGATTAAAACGGAGACGCCGTGAGCAGGAATAA
- a CDS encoding lysine 5,6-aminomutase subunit alpha, translating into MSKLFLDPKQIERARSAASAIADNITDFILARTTVAVERTVLRLFGLDGVDADFVPLANVVVDQALEAGKLSEGIATYFVNAILQENLTVQEVGEAVASGRLHLFQLPKAPEHLIQQKAIELAAQSLARIRANRQKREEYLQRLGEGKQPYIYVIVATGNIYEDVIQARTAARQGADIIAVIRSTGQSLLDYVPYGPTTEGFGGTFATQENFRIMRKALDEVGEELGRYIRLCNYCSGLCMPEIAAMGALERLDVMLNDALYGILFRDINMQRTLVDQHFSRMINAYAGIIINTGEDNYLTTADAVQAAHTVLASQFINEQMAFRSGLPAEQMGLGHAFEMNPMIEDGFLLELAQAQMAREIFPNAPLKYMPPTKHMTGNIFRGLVQDTLFNVVGIMSHQGIQLLGMMTEAIHTPLMHDRQIAIETAKYVFNNMRHLGDEIQFKPDGIIVRRAHQVLDEATRLLEEIRDMGLLEALSRGVFADVKRTLTGGKGLNGVVMRAENYYNPFEILLRKELGLEQEVNV; encoded by the coding sequence ATGAGCAAATTGTTTCTGGATCCGAAACAGATCGAGCGTGCTCGTTCCGCAGCTTCCGCGATTGCAGACAATATCACCGATTTTATATTGGCGCGAACAACGGTGGCGGTGGAACGGACTGTTTTGCGTTTATTCGGATTGGACGGGGTAGATGCTGATTTTGTGCCTCTTGCGAACGTGGTCGTCGATCAGGCGCTGGAAGCGGGAAAATTGTCAGAAGGGATCGCCACATATTTTGTGAACGCGATCTTGCAGGAAAATTTGACGGTTCAAGAAGTGGGAGAAGCAGTGGCATCGGGACGTTTACACCTCTTTCAACTGCCGAAAGCGCCTGAACATCTGATCCAACAAAAGGCGATCGAATTGGCGGCACAGTCGCTTGCCCGCATCCGCGCGAACAGGCAAAAGCGTGAGGAATACTTGCAACGCCTCGGTGAGGGGAAACAACCTTATATTTACGTGATCGTGGCGACGGGAAATATCTATGAAGATGTGATCCAGGCGCGTACGGCAGCAAGACAAGGTGCCGATATCATCGCTGTGATTCGCTCGACCGGCCAATCTCTGCTCGATTATGTACCCTACGGACCCACGACGGAAGGTTTTGGAGGCACGTTTGCGACACAGGAAAATTTCCGCATCATGCGTAAGGCACTGGATGAAGTTGGCGAGGAATTGGGCCGATATATCCGCTTATGCAACTACTGTTCGGGGCTTTGTATGCCGGAAATCGCGGCGATGGGAGCATTGGAACGTTTGGATGTCATGTTGAACGACGCGCTGTACGGGATTTTATTCCGCGATATCAACATGCAGCGCACACTCGTGGATCAACACTTCTCGCGTATGATCAACGCTTACGCCGGAATCATCATCAACACGGGCGAGGATAACTACCTGACAACCGCCGATGCGGTGCAAGCGGCACATACCGTCCTGGCGAGCCAGTTTATCAATGAACAGATGGCTTTTCGTTCGGGCTTGCCTGCCGAGCAGATGGGGCTTGGCCATGCATTCGAGATGAACCCGATGATCGAAGACGGTTTTTTGCTCGAGCTCGCACAGGCGCAGATGGCGCGCGAAATCTTCCCCAACGCGCCGTTAAAATACATGCCGCCAACCAAACACATGACAGGTAATATTTTTCGTGGGCTCGTACAAGACACGTTATTCAACGTTGTGGGAATCATGTCTCATCAAGGAATTCAGCTCCTTGGCATGATGACAGAAGCCATTCACACCCCTTTAATGCATGACAGGCAAATCGCGATTGAAACGGCCAAATACGTGTTCAACAACATGCGCCATCTGGGGGACGAGATTCAATTCAAACCGGACGGGATCATCGTGCGGCGCGCCCATCAGGTATTGGATGAGGCGACCCGCCTGCTGGAAGAGATCCGTGACATGGGCTTGCTCGAAGCGCTGTCCCGTGGCGTTTTCGCCGATGTGAAGCGAACGCTAACGGGCGGAAAAGGGCTCAATGGCGTGGTCATGCGGGCAGAAAACTACTACAATCCGTTTGAAATTTTACTGCGCAAGGAACTGGGGTTGGAACAAGAGGTGAATGTATGA
- a CDS encoding alpha/beta-type small acid-soluble spore protein, with protein sequence MNIEDPQVKQMIEQMKWEIARELGIPLSNDGYWGNLSTKDCGKIGQLIKKRIPVILRYQQRKK encoded by the coding sequence ATGAATATCGAAGATCCGCAAGTCAAGCAGATGATCGAGCAAATGAAATGGGAAATTGCCCGTGAACTCGGGATTCCTTTGTCCAACGACGGGTACTGGGGGAATCTTTCGACCAAAGATTGCGGGAAAATCGGCCAGTTAATCAAGAAGCGTATTCCTGTCATTTTGAGATACCAACAGCGAAAGAAATAA
- a CDS encoding DUF1934 domain-containing protein, protein MIKKPVKIIVNTTQTLSDGSTQTYNQTFEGFWYVKGDVQYFHYQENNESGLGNTQTTLKVAQNDITLIRQGEINMRHVYQLDKQFSGQYQTPYGNLGFWIETEKMDHFIGDDEARICIEYTMEMEGEKSRMNLQIKVKTISKD, encoded by the coding sequence ATGATAAAAAAGCCAGTAAAGATCATAGTAAACACCACGCAAACTCTTTCTGATGGCTCTACCCAAACGTATAATCAAACATTCGAAGGTTTTTGGTACGTAAAAGGCGATGTCCAATACTTCCATTATCAGGAAAATAATGAATCGGGTTTAGGAAATACACAGACGACATTAAAAGTCGCGCAGAATGATATTACCCTCATCCGCCAAGGGGAAATCAACATGCGCCACGTCTACCAATTAGACAAACAATTTTCCGGGCAATACCAAACCCCTTACGGAAATTTAGGATTTTGGATTGAAACAGAGAAAATGGATCATTTCATAGGGGATGACGAAGCACGGATATGTATCGAGTATACGATGGAGATGGAAGGCGAGAAGAGCCGCATGAATTTGCAAATAAAAGTGAAAACTATTTCAAAAGATTAG
- a CDS encoding OAM dimerization domain-containing protein, producing the protein MNTKQVDLTRVRPYGDTMDDGVVQLSFSLPVPHGEEAAEAARQLAMKMGVMEPSVVHMTDMGEGYTFFVLYGKCRHTVDYTKIQVAKVDSPRMNFYEINEFIKERIGRKIVVIGACTGTDAHTVGIDAIMNMKGYAGEYGLERYPMINAYNLGAQVENEDLIAKAIELKADALLVSQVVTQKDVHIPNLSRLVELLEAEGLRKNIVLICGGPRISHELALELGYDAGFGPGTLAPDVASFIVQEIVKRGLADK; encoded by the coding sequence ATGAATACGAAGCAAGTGGATCTCACTCGCGTGCGGCCTTATGGCGATACGATGGATGACGGTGTCGTTCAACTGAGTTTCTCCCTTCCTGTCCCTCATGGTGAAGAAGCGGCGGAAGCGGCCAGGCAGTTAGCGATGAAGATGGGTGTAATGGAACCTTCTGTGGTCCACATGACCGACATGGGGGAAGGGTATACATTTTTCGTTTTGTACGGCAAGTGCCGCCATACGGTCGATTACACGAAAATACAAGTGGCCAAAGTCGATTCCCCGCGCATGAATTTTTATGAGATCAATGAATTTATCAAGGAACGGATCGGCCGCAAGATCGTGGTCATCGGTGCGTGCACCGGCACGGACGCACATACGGTGGGCATCGATGCCATCATGAATATGAAAGGCTATGCGGGTGAATATGGACTGGAACGCTATCCGATGATAAATGCCTACAATCTGGGAGCCCAGGTGGAAAATGAAGATCTGATCGCGAAAGCAATCGAACTGAAAGCAGACGCCCTGCTCGTCTCGCAAGTCGTGACACAAAAAGATGTTCATATTCCGAATTTGAGTCGACTTGTTGAATTGCTGGAAGCGGAGGGATTGCGCAAAAATATCGTTCTGATCTGTGGCGGTCCGCGCATCTCCCATGAGCTCGCTTTGGAATTGGGCTATGACGCTGGCTTCGGCCCTGGTACACTGGCACCTGATGTGGCTTCCTTTATCGTACAGGAAATCGTCAAACGTGGATTGGCTGACAAGTGA
- a CDS encoding XapX domain-containing protein translates to MEWKTPFLSLLTGIIVGVIFTMFKLPLPAPPVLSGILGIVGIWLGSVLFRWLSDWISRFWT, encoded by the coding sequence ATGGAATGGAAAACACCGTTTCTCTCCTTGCTTACCGGTATCATTGTAGGTGTCATTTTTACGATGTTCAAACTTCCCCTTCCTGCTCCGCCAGTCCTGTCCGGAATTCTTGGTATCGTTGGGATCTGGTTAGGCTCCGTTCTCTTTCGATGGTTGAGCGATTGGATCAGCCGATTCTGGACATGA
- a CDS encoding MFS transporter has protein sequence MSHQVSLRQPKAVWAVAFACVIAFMGLGLVDPILPAIAAQLHANPSQVELLFTSYMLITGVAMLITGAVSSRIGTKWTLLTGLFLIVLFAALAGSSHSIGQIVWFRAGWGLGNALFIATALAAIVGLASGGTAGAIILYEAALGLGMSTGPLLGGWLGGISWRGPFFGVAILMAIGFISVLTLLPNLAKPQRKSSVLDPIRALRYGGLLTMAITALFYNFGFFTLLAFSPFVLNMDAHGLGYVFFGWGVLLAITSVFLTPQLQSRFSTQKILYAMLLLFALDLATMGLIVSAHTPFIDILGYEISSRTVLIVLIIVAGGLMGINTTLITTAVMHVAPVERGIASAAYSFVRFVGGAIAPWLAGKLAERYAPSVSYYVAAVAVFLGMLVLVSGRRYLNRGS, from the coding sequence ATGAGCCATCAAGTCAGTCTCCGTCAACCGAAGGCCGTTTGGGCAGTAGCATTCGCCTGTGTCATCGCGTTTATGGGACTTGGCTTGGTCGATCCGATTTTACCAGCCATTGCAGCACAGTTACATGCGAATCCCAGCCAGGTCGAGCTCTTGTTTACGAGCTACATGCTGATTACGGGTGTGGCCATGTTGATCACCGGTGCGGTCTCGAGCCGAATCGGAACCAAGTGGACATTGCTTACGGGACTCTTTCTTATTGTCTTATTCGCTGCATTAGCGGGTTCTTCCCATTCGATTGGACAGATCGTATGGTTTCGGGCCGGATGGGGACTGGGTAACGCGTTATTTATCGCAACGGCTCTTGCTGCGATCGTCGGTTTGGCTAGTGGCGGCACGGCAGGTGCAATCATTCTTTATGAAGCCGCTCTTGGACTTGGTATGTCTACCGGACCGTTGCTCGGTGGCTGGCTCGGGGGAATCAGTTGGCGCGGGCCGTTCTTCGGTGTCGCGATACTTATGGCTATTGGCTTTATTTCCGTACTTACATTGCTCCCGAATCTCGCGAAACCGCAGCGAAAAAGTTCGGTGCTTGACCCGATCCGCGCTTTGCGATATGGTGGACTATTGACCATGGCGATCACTGCACTTTTCTATAATTTCGGCTTTTTTACTCTTTTGGCTTTTTCTCCTTTTGTATTAAACATGGATGCGCATGGTCTCGGTTACGTGTTCTTCGGTTGGGGAGTATTGTTGGCGATAACTTCCGTATTTCTCACACCACAATTGCAAAGCCGATTCAGCACACAGAAGATCCTGTACGCGATGCTGCTTTTGTTTGCCCTTGATTTGGCGACGATGGGATTGATCGTTTCCGCACATACACCTTTCATCGACATCTTGGGATATGAGATCTCTTCCCGAACGGTTCTCATCGTTCTGATCATCGTTGCCGGAGGACTCATGGGGATCAATACCACTTTAATTACCACAGCGGTCATGCATGTCGCACCGGTTGAACGGGGAATTGCTTCGGCCGCTTACAGTTTCGTACGGTTTGTCGGCGGTGCCATCGCACCTTGGCTTGCCGGTAAACTTGCGGAGCGTTACGCTCCGAGTGTATCGTACTATGTCGCCGCAGTCGCTGTATTCCTCGGTATGCTTGTTCTTGTCTCTGGGCGGAGGTATTTGAATCGAGGTTCGTAA
- a CDS encoding MutS-related protein, translating into MSKRELEVTRVPAYHLLDEKTKIQVHWEQVWAQACPYSSLGKHYKNRLLPFGPNDRIAWQEEMNAVKQMRIALEDRDFAETLRNRLQSLRPVEQQLALLVKGMPLRVVDFFEIKQFLWTGRGLQESLREKQILFSWMTDVDWERLLRLLNPSAELKPDFSIDDGYDPRLAQLRNACDEVRAEIRKMRKELYDVLHARYGRLPNREGEYIWDKNDRDMLALANEDRSLIRQAENAWEVIFRIVDSTDIEKLKEKEQVLMEQLEAVEKEVLQEISRHFLPEVDRLRQVHQAFGRLDWLVAKSEWANRWKAVEPKWNEWGWLIEDAVHPWIEKQVCEKGGRYTPLSLTFQRGVGVVTGPNMGGKSVALKTMALLQGLAQYGFHVPVRAYTFRPVERIRFLGGDEQTSEHGLSSFGGEVKRLVDILGETGEGLFLMDEVARTTNPQEGEAIAVGLVRHLLTTEHSAFVATHFAAVAKVPGIQAYRVIGLAHEKKEEIRLHQAGDMLVQLQQAMDYRIVPLRTEREQVPQDALWIAEHLGLPKAIIRYGRTHLGEQLDLHAANSTPKDRQVSH; encoded by the coding sequence ATGTCAAAGCGGGAATTGGAGGTGACGCGCGTGCCCGCCTACCATCTTCTGGATGAAAAAACAAAGATACAGGTGCATTGGGAACAGGTATGGGCACAAGCGTGCCCTTATTCATCGCTGGGGAAACATTATAAAAATCGATTGCTTCCGTTTGGCCCGAATGATCGGATCGCTTGGCAAGAGGAAATGAACGCCGTTAAACAGATGCGCATAGCGCTTGAGGACAGAGACTTCGCTGAGACCCTGCGCAATCGGTTGCAAAGCTTGCGGCCAGTCGAACAACAACTCGCACTCCTCGTCAAGGGCATGCCGCTCAGAGTGGTTGATTTCTTTGAAATCAAACAGTTCCTTTGGACAGGACGGGGACTTCAAGAGTCACTGCGGGAAAAACAAATCTTGTTTTCATGGATGACCGACGTCGATTGGGAGCGACTGCTTCGCTTGCTGAACCCATCCGCAGAGTTGAAGCCCGATTTTTCCATTGATGACGGATATGATCCGCGTTTGGCACAACTGCGCAACGCGTGTGATGAGGTTCGCGCGGAGATCCGCAAAATGCGCAAAGAACTGTATGACGTTCTTCATGCGCGCTACGGCCGCTTGCCCAATCGCGAAGGTGAATATATTTGGGATAAAAATGACCGCGACATGTTGGCACTCGCAAATGAAGACCGATCCTTGATCAGGCAGGCGGAAAATGCGTGGGAAGTGATCTTCCGTATTGTCGACAGCACTGACATCGAGAAATTGAAAGAGAAAGAACAAGTTTTGATGGAGCAGTTGGAAGCGGTTGAAAAGGAAGTTTTGCAAGAGATCAGCCGTCACTTTCTTCCTGAGGTTGATCGTTTGCGACAGGTGCATCAGGCGTTTGGCCGTTTGGATTGGCTTGTTGCCAAAAGTGAATGGGCCAATCGATGGAAAGCTGTTGAGCCGAAATGGAATGAATGGGGTTGGCTGATCGAAGATGCGGTGCATCCTTGGATCGAAAAGCAGGTATGTGAAAAAGGCGGTCGCTACACACCGCTTTCTCTCACGTTCCAGCGCGGTGTTGGCGTAGTGACGGGACCAAATATGGGGGGGAAATCCGTCGCGCTCAAAACGATGGCACTTCTGCAGGGATTGGCTCAATATGGTTTTCACGTCCCTGTACGCGCATATACCTTTCGCCCTGTCGAGCGCATCCGTTTTCTCGGCGGTGATGAGCAAACGAGTGAACACGGCCTTTCATCGTTTGGCGGTGAAGTGAAACGCTTGGTTGACATTTTGGGCGAAACGGGAGAAGGGCTATTCCTCATGGATGAAGTCGCGCGTACGACCAATCCGCAGGAAGGGGAGGCGATTGCCGTAGGACTTGTCCGCCATCTGCTGACGACGGAACATTCCGCATTTGTGGCCACCCACTTTGCAGCAGTCGCGAAAGTGCCAGGAATTCAAGCATATCGGGTGATCGGTCTCGCTCATGAAAAGAAAGAGGAGATCCGCCTGCATCAGGCAGGTGATATGCTTGTGCAACTGCAGCAAGCGATGGATTATCGCATCGTACCGTTGCGAACGGAGCGAGAACAAGTACCGCAGGATGCGCTCTGGATAGCTGAACATCTGGGACTCCCCAAGGCTATCATTCGCTATGGACGTACACATCTGGGAGAACAGTTAGATCTTCACGCCGCTAATTCGACACCGAAGGATCGTCAAGTTAGTCACTGA
- a CDS encoding TetR/AcrR family transcriptional regulator yields the protein MSINKKLDPRVKRTHQLLREALIALMCEKGYDAITVQDIAQRATLNRATFYLHFRDKEDLLQQTIDDILNDLSSGMTSVAIAEKEDEPHPDLIYIFEHVSRNSDFYKVMLGKNGLPGFMFRLSDMISRRLHEKIAARQPDENQLKVAKDIFTSYVTWAYLGVIVWWLENDMPYTPKYMATQLTLLRIQHRRLLFGEHKEQMP from the coding sequence ATGTCGATAAACAAAAAACTTGACCCACGCGTAAAAAGAACACATCAACTTTTGAGGGAAGCACTCATTGCGTTAATGTGTGAAAAGGGTTATGATGCGATCACTGTACAGGATATTGCCCAGCGAGCGACTCTCAATCGCGCTACATTTTACCTCCACTTTCGGGACAAGGAAGATTTATTGCAACAGACGATTGACGATATCCTGAATGATCTAAGTTCCGGCATGACGTCGGTAGCGATCGCCGAAAAGGAAGATGAGCCTCATCCGGACTTGATTTATATTTTTGAACATGTGTCCCGCAATTCCGACTTTTATAAAGTAATGCTCGGTAAAAATGGATTACCGGGATTTATGTTTCGTTTGTCAGATATGATCAGCCGAAGGTTACACGAAAAGATTGCCGCCAGACAACCGGACGAAAATCAACTCAAAGTGGCCAAGGATATCTTCACAAGCTACGTCACTTGGGCTTATCTGGGGGTGATCGTTTGGTGGCTGGAAAATGATATGCCGTATACACCCAAATACATGGCGACCCAGCTGACACTCTTACGAATCCAACATCGAAGGTTGCTTTTCGGGGAACATAAAGAACAAATGCCTTAA
- a CDS encoding sigma-54 interaction domain-containing protein, producing the protein MEQDLREMAEMLKAILGSIDEGIHAVNREGISIYYNEVAARLDGLRPEEVIGKHVLEVFPSLMNDTSTLLKVIETGEAIYHKPQTYTNFRGRKVHTVNTTLPIRSQGRVIGALEVSRDLTRVKELTEKLLDLQAKLLASPAKRTDRSPMQVRYTFDDILTRNEQMKRLKDIAKRAASTSSPILVYGETGTGKELFVQAIHHASPRKNKPFIAQNCAALPASLLEGILFGTVKGSFTGAENRPGLFELAHEGTLFLDELNSMPLELQAKLLRVLQDGCIRRVGDTKVIPVDVRIIAATNANPLAAVEQGMIRADLYYRVNVVSLQLPPLRERKEDIGLLIQHFIDDYNHRFGLSVKGVSPTAEKLLLSYDWPGNVRELEHAIEGAMNQVSDDLIEVEHLPWQIVRKAKQETKDGNSFQAGANGGQQVNRRMFQENDGHEPTDHREERPRSGHPDSFWQSFLKGRTLRAAVQEVEQYMIRTALQETRGNVQRAAKLLGIPRQTLQYKLDKIKGNVPSSEISND; encoded by the coding sequence ATGGAACAGGATCTGAGAGAAATGGCGGAGATGCTGAAAGCGATCTTGGGCTCGATCGATGAAGGGATCCACGCAGTCAATCGGGAAGGGATCTCGATCTATTATAACGAAGTCGCGGCAAGGCTTGATGGTTTACGGCCGGAGGAAGTCATAGGAAAACATGTATTGGAAGTATTTCCATCCTTGATGAATGACACCAGTACTTTGCTGAAAGTCATTGAAACGGGTGAAGCGATTTATCACAAGCCACAAACGTATACCAATTTTCGCGGAAGGAAAGTGCATACCGTCAATACGACACTGCCGATTCGTTCGCAAGGGCGCGTGATCGGGGCGCTGGAAGTATCCAGGGATTTGACGCGTGTAAAAGAACTGACGGAAAAATTGCTTGATCTGCAAGCGAAATTGCTCGCGTCACCCGCGAAACGCACCGACCGTTCCCCCATGCAGGTACGTTATACATTTGATGATATCCTTACGAGAAATGAGCAGATGAAGAGACTTAAAGATATCGCGAAGCGCGCGGCTTCCACATCTTCACCGATTTTGGTGTACGGCGAGACAGGCACAGGGAAGGAACTGTTTGTACAAGCCATTCATCACGCAAGTCCGCGCAAAAACAAGCCGTTTATCGCACAAAATTGTGCGGCGCTCCCGGCTTCTCTCTTGGAAGGGATTCTTTTCGGAACGGTGAAAGGCAGTTTCACGGGAGCAGAAAACCGCCCGGGATTATTCGAATTGGCACATGAGGGCACTTTGTTTCTGGATGAATTAAACAGCATGCCGCTAGAATTGCAAGCGAAACTTTTGCGTGTATTACAAGATGGATGTATTCGCAGGGTCGGCGATACAAAAGTGATCCCGGTCGATGTACGCATCATTGCAGCCACAAACGCAAACCCGCTGGCGGCGGTTGAACAAGGGATGATACGTGCCGATTTGTATTACCGCGTCAACGTGGTTTCTCTGCAACTGCCTCCTTTGCGCGAAAGAAAGGAGGATATCGGCCTGCTCATCCAACACTTTATTGATGATTACAATCACAGGTTCGGACTCTCGGTCAAAGGGGTAAGCCCCACCGCGGAGAAACTGTTGCTTTCTTACGATTGGCCCGGTAATGTACGGGAATTGGAACACGCGATTGAGGGGGCCATGAACCAAGTGAGCGACGATCTCATCGAAGTGGAGCACCTTCCGTGGCAAATTGTCAGAAAAGCGAAACAGGAAACGAAAGACGGAAACTCGTTTCAAGCGGGAGCAAATGGTGGTCAACAGGTTAACAGAAGGATGTTTCAGGAGAATGATGGACATGAGCCAACGGATCATAGAGAGGAGCGGCCAAGGAGCGGCCATCCGGATTCCTTCTGGCAATCGTTCCTTAAAGGCCGCACGCTCCGTGCGGCGGTGCAGGAGGTCGAACAGTACATGATTCGGACGGCGTTGCAAGAGACGCGAGGCAACGTGCAAAGAGCAGCCAAACTGTTAGGCATTCCCCGGCAAACGCTGCAATATAAACTTGATAAAATAAAGGGAAACGTTCCTTCTTCAGAAATAAGTAACGATTGA